Genomic segment of Jaculus jaculus isolate mJacJac1 chromosome 6, mJacJac1.mat.Y.cur, whole genome shotgun sequence:
gttttttgttatttttgtttatttatttgagagggacagaaagaggcagatagagagagggagagaatgggcgcaccaaggcctccagccactgcaaaggaactccagatgcgtgcgcccccttgtgcatctggctaacgtgggtcctggggagtgagccttgaactgggtccttaggcttcacaggcaagcgcttaaccgctaagccatctctccagcccttgtttttaactcactttattttatttattagagagagagaagcagatagagagagaatgggcatgtcagggcccctaggctctgcaaacaaactccagtcacatgtgccaccttgtgcctctggcttatatgggtactggggaattgaacctaggtccttatgtttcgcaggcaagtgtcttaactgctaagccatctcttcagcccccacttttttttttatgcttttttgttttgttttgtttttgaggtagggttgcactctagctcaagttgacctggaactcactctgcaaaccgtttggccttgaactcacagtgatcctcctaccagggGTtaaagtgataggattaaaggcatgcaccaccatgcctggcttttaaagtttatttttgcagagagaggtaaagagaagagagagacggaatgggtgtgccagggcctccagctgctgtaaaaaaACTCaatatgcatgggccactttgtgcatattgctttacatgggtactggggaattgaacccaggttgttaggttttgcaggcaggtgctttaactgctgagccatctctccagtccattaacatttttttaaaaatatattttatttatttattttggtctttccaggtaggtaggatctcactgtagtccaggctaacctggaattcacagggtggcctagaactcatggtgatcttcctacctctgcctcccaagtgctgagattaaagatgtgtgccaccatgcctggctatttttgtttttttattagagagagagaataggtgaacccgagcctctagccactgtaaaccaactccagatgcatgcaccaccatatgcatctggttttacatggcactggggaatcaaatctgggtccttaggcttcataagaaaGTGCCCCAACAGccaagctatgtctccagcccaagtttttttttcctttaaaatttttgtttatttatttatttgcaagcagaaacagacactgagagaaagattttatttatttatttgtgagcgacagacagagagagaaagaggcagagagagagagaacgggcacgccagggcctctagccactgcaaatgaactccagacgcgtgcgcctccttgtgcatctggctaacatgggtcctggagaatcgagcctcgaactggggtccttaggcttcacaggcaagcgcttaacactaagccatctctccagcccagactttttaaaaaatactttatttgagagaaagaggcagagagagagagagagagaatgagagagaatgggtgtgctagcgTCTATAGctgcggcaaatgaactccagaaacacatcaccttgttcatctggccttgtgtgggttctggggaatccaacctgggtcgtttggctttgcaggcaagtgtcttaaccatttagccatctctccagccccttaagttttttttttttattttaaatatttttataatatatacatattactttatttatttgagagagagagacagatagaaagagaatgggcatgccagggccttcagccactgcaaacgaacttcagatacatgtgccaccttgtgtacctggcttacatgggtcctgaggaattgaacttgggtcctttggctttgcaggcaaatgccttcactgctaagtcatctgtccagtcctaaatatttttttatttatttgcaaggagaaagagagagagaaaagaatgaggcAAGaggccagggcttctggccactgcaaactattttcagatgcatacatcactttgtgcatctgcctttacatgggtactggggaatggaagacaggctgtcatgctttgcaggcacctttaactgctgagcaatctctccagccttctcttttttgttttttcgaggcatgGTCtcctagcccaggtggacctggaattcactatgtagtctcaaggtggccttgaactcatggcaatcctcctatctcagctagagcaagaccctacctcaaaaaataacaacaaaaaaaaagttttttaaaatcctGGGttggagccaagtgtggtggcacatacctttaatcccagtactctggaggcagaggtatgatgatcaccatgagtttagggccaacctgaggttacatagtgaatttcatatcagcctggactagagtgaaaccctacctcaaaaaagaaaacaaaacaaaaaaatcctgggctggattTCTAACTCAGTGGTATACTGTTTGCCTAGCAAGTCTGAGGCCCTGGATTGGATCCCCTCCttctcacacaaacacatgttcatgttctcctttttttttttttttttttttttttgaggtagggtctcgctctagcccaggctgacctggaattcacttcgtagtctcagggtgccctcaaactcatggtgatgctcctacctctgcttcccgagtgctgagattaaggtggGCACCATCACGCTTGTCTGTGTTAATGTTTTTTagtcctcctctgcttcctggtctttaGTTCAGTCTTCATTAGACTATTTGATTGTATTCAACAAATGCTTCAGCTTGGTCATTCTGagtatactaaaaaaaaaaaatgtacagttGCGTAACTCTACGTTTACTTGTCATAtttttaggggagagaaagaatatagaaTTTAAGCTTTTTTTCTAGCTTGAGGGGACAGGAACTGTTAGGTGTGGGCAGGAATCTCAAGATAATGAAAAGTTGTGGAAATGGGATGAACTTTCTCTAAGGAGACTAGGCAATaactttttttctccttctgtacCCTCAAGAGCTGGCATGTTTGTGTCTAagttttttgggggttttgtgCCTGAGGTGGTACTTACCCCTGATGATCAGCGCCTGCTGGCACATATCACCCTGGAGCTCCAGCACTATCACCAGCTGCTGGAGAAGGTTCGGTAAGTAACCTATGTCTGGATATCTATCATCTGTGATGTGTTGGCATGTTGAGAGCCTATACATTTTGCCGCCTCCTTTTTCAGGATCCGGGATGCCCTGCGCAGTATCCTCACCATATCTCGGCATGGTAACCAGTACATTCAAGTGAATGAGCCCTGGAAGCGAATTAAAGGCAGTGAGGCTGACAGGTGTGTTCAGGATTAGGGCTGGCTGTAGGAATTAAGGCACGGATAGGTAGGCTGTGCCTTTTTGGAGGTCTTAACTAGTGTCTCTTTTTCCACAGGCAGCGGGCAGGCACAGTGACAGGTTTGGCAGTGAATATAGCTGCCTTGCTGTCTGTCATGCTCCAGCCTTACATGCCCACAGTTAGTGCCACCATCCAGGCCCAGCTACAGCTCCCACTTGCAGTCTGCAGCATCCTTCCCACAAACTTCATTTGTACCTTACCAGCAGGACACCAGATTGGCACAGTAGGTCTCAGAAGGGCCAGCTGCTCTTAAAATTCATGTTTTTGCCTTGTTACCTTTGGGGTGGGCTTAAAAAAGACCTAACTGGCATTGCTTGGGACGAGGGGCTCTACAGCTATTCTCAGAATCCCTTCCTCGCTTTTTCTCACTCTGTACTTGgaagcaagtgccgtaactggtgagccatcttcccagcctgttgCACTCTGCACCTGTGTGTGCTCTCATAAAAGATTCTTGCTATTATCTGCATACTTATAGTGCCGTTCATGTCAGGAGCCAGAACTGGCATATTAAACTAAGTAGTATAAAGAGGTTTGGAGTAACAGGGATGACTTGTTCTCCATGGTGTTAGTAGGCATTGGGTGGGAAAAATGTAGTATAGCCATTTCCTCTTTGACACAAGATGTTACACCTTAAATGTCGACACTGACGTCACTTCATCactgcagttttctttttcacTAGGGTTTTCAGTGACTGCTAAATTTCTGAAATCATCAGATATGCTGCcatttcttataaaatatatctaggattttttttttccaaggtagggtttcactctagtccaggctgacctggaatttactatgtagtctcaggttagcctcaaactcacaatgttcctcccacctgtctcccaagtgctgggattaaaggcatgtatgtgccaccatgcctggctttttttcttaacttttatttgcatatatgtgtttgtgtgtgtgtgcatgcccacatgggtgcaccaggacttcctgtcattgaaaacaccagatgcttaggccattttctgtctggcttgggaattgaaccccaggccaataggttttacaagcaagtacctataACCTCAGAACCATTTTCTCAGCCCAATACCTAGGATTTCAAGATGtcaatagggttggagagattctCCTTATTGGTAGTTTCTATGTATCAGTGAatggttttgttatttgttttcacaGGTCAGTCCTTTGTTCCAAAAACTGGAAAATGACCAGATTGAAAGCTTGCGCCAACGCTTTGGAGGGGGCCAGGTGAGAAAGCTATTCTGCCCTCCCCACCACCATCTTTATTTTCCCAAGTAGTCCTCACTGCTTTCCACCTCTTTGACCCTGCTGCTTCCTTACTTGTAGCTTTTCTTTCCTGTCTTAGCTAGAAGAGTCCTTGGAGTCAAAGGTAATCAGTTCTCCAGAGATGTTATGTAATACGGGGAGGTCAGCATATCTTTATGGCAGTGCGTACTAAATAATTCTGTTGTTCTGTAGGCTAAAGTGTCCCCCAAGCCAGCAGTTGTAGAGACTGGTACAACAGCTGGGCCACAGCAGATACAAATGCTGATGGATGAAGTGACCAAACAGGTACAAAGCCCAAGCCCTATGGGAGACCAGAAAAGCTGCATCTCACACAGGTATTTTTGTGGCCTCATGATtatctttccctcccccacttctctcaGGGCAACACTGTCCGAGAACTGAAAGCACAAAAGGCAGACAAGAACCAGATTGCTGCAGAGGTGGCTAAACTCTTGGATCTAAAGAAACAGTTGGCTCTGGCTGAGGGGAAACCCCTTGAAACTCctaaaggcaagaagaaaaagtgAGAACTTGTTCACAGAAAGTGACTTTACTCGATATGaacaataataaagaaatgtACAATCTGTCTGTATACACAAGCCTAGACCCTTTTATTTGCTCTACCTCAAGTGTTCCCCCACTGAACACATACAGTTGACCGAGGATTCCATCATTGGCACTGGTGTGACAGTCAGTGGTCAATAGCCATACCAGGAAAGGTAGGAGGCAGCCAGAGGTGGGAGTGATGGTCCAATTGTTCATGCTTGGTGCAGATTAACCATTCTGTCAATCAGAGCTCGGCGTGTGGCCTCTACCTCCCTGGTTAGGTGCTCGATTTCTTGCTTGAGCCTTTCATTCTCTTCAACTAACCGTGctactttcctttcattttcttgttctttctctttcatgcGTTGCTTTCCAGCCCGGGCTGGGCATTGGCCACTCTGTTTCCGTTTCCTAGTTCTTCCTtggtcttcttcctcttcctcctgagccaCAGAACTGTGACTAGAATCTGGAGATTGAGGGCTTTTGGAGGTGCTTGTCACCCCTGCTGGTCCTGGTTCCTCAGTAAGCCAAGCTAGAGATGAGGGGTCAAGAGTGGTGTAGGTTTTCGATTCTTCCTTCAAGGAAATGAGGTGATATTAGTTGAAGGACACATATTACCCCAGCcagtttttcttttccccatttttgagacagggtctcatatagtccaggctggcattgaactttcTAGGTAGcagaggatggctttgaactcttgatcctcttgtctccacctcccaagtgctggcacacACCATCACACCCTGACTTCCCCTGTTGTAAGACCAGTATCCTCACCTCTTTGTTCACAGGGGGTAAGATACAGGTACCCCCATTTTCATCTGAGGACAGGACCTCCTGCAGGTCCTCATACCAAGCTTCCAGCTCCCAGCTGGACACGGTCCCAAACGTGAAAGGCAATGACTCAGCTGCCATCTCTGCAGTTGGGAGCAGGTTCTAGGAAAGTACACACTCAGGATGAAAGTACTGTGATACCACAGGTTACCAAAACTGATCTACAGCCTGTTttgtaaaattgttttatttattttttttttgtgaaacttttttttttgaggtaggttctcactctagcccaggctgacctggaattcactatgcagtatcagggtgacctcaaactcatggcgatcctcctacatctgcctcccaagtgctgggattaaaggtgcacaccaccatacccagcttgtgaaactttttttaattttatttttatttatttgagagcaacagacagagagagaatgggtgcatcagggtctccagccactgcaaacaaactccagatacacataccaccttgtacatctgacttatgtgggtacttgggaatcaagcctcgaacctgggtccttagacttcacaggaaagcacttaaccgctaagccatctctccagccctgtttttgttgtttttgcagggtctcactgtagcctagactgatctAAAACTCACTCTaattccaggctgcccttgaactcacgacagtcctacctctgcctcctgagtcatggaattgaaggcatgtgctaccatgcccagctgtacttatttttgagacaaggtcttgctatataaGCCTAGCTTGCCCTTGACTTattgtcctcctgcctctgccttctgagtactgggattattggcatgagctaccatgcctgggtatggatgcatattctctctctttttttttttttttggtttttcaaggtagggtctcactctagctcaggctgacctggaattcactgtggagtctcagggtggcctcgaactcatggcaattctcctacctctgcctcccgagtgctgggattaaaggcgtgcgccgccacacccggctctttttttctttttggtcttatgaggtaggtcttgctctactccagggtggccttgaactcacagcaatcctcctccccagtctcccgagtgctgctgggattaaaggtgtgcaccaccatgcctggcttgaatgtATATTCTTAAGGGATTTTAGTAAAAGTATTCAACCCACCTGGGAACTCCACTAGTAATTTCCAGGGTCAATTACCaggccatttgtacttctttttccTCTGTAGGGAACTTAGGCAAATTGTCTTTTGGGTTTGTCTAATTTTGATGGGGGCTGAAGATTGATGAGACAAACTAATTGTTTCTATTGAGGCTGACTTTGATAGCCAGCTTTGAATTGGGAATTGCTCTAAAAATCGTGTTATGGGTTCAGCTACAAGGACATGGTCTAACAGCAAAAGCTTGCTCAGATCAAACTCTCCTTGCCTACGATTGCTAGGTCTTTTAATAGCTTCTTTGGATCCCAGGAAAGGGGCTTTAAGCAGGAGTTAGTTTGGGGAAAGGGTTTAGTTAAGCTTACCTACtttcaggtgtggtgatgtatgaAGACACACTTCCTTCTGGAACACTGTGGGGAACAAAGATCAAggttgacttttaaaatatattttttttatttatttattcatttgagaacgagggagagagagaatgggcacagcagggcatccagccactgctaacaaactccagatgcatgcgcccccttgtgcatctggctaatgtgggtcctggagaatcgaactgggatgttttggctttgcaggcaaatgccttaacctctaagccatctctccatccccaaaatgTTGACTATTTTTGAAATGAGGAGAGGCAAGTTCTTTACTTCTAGCCTCTTACTGATCCTCTGTACTGACTGTCCTGCAGGATGTATGTTTAGTTAAAGGATCCTGAAAGCCATTTCCAAGGTCAGAAGCACGCTTGACTTTATTTTTGGTTGCTGACATTTGTAGTATTCATTACATAATAGCCAAGACCTGGCCAACTCAGCTTTATATAAAGTCAAGGCAAGCCTCAAAGCTTTCCAGGGTGAGCACTAAATTATAAGGAAGAGTATAAAGCTAGTGACATTGTCTTACTCCATTCCCATGGAGTACAAATGTACATTTCCAGTCTGAATCTGCCCTGGGACCCACAATTCTGTTGTCTACTGCCTACTTGCCACCTCCTTTTCCATGATACATATTCAGATTATGTCTAAAGATCTATTGATCTTTCTCTTCCAAGGTTCTTATTTGACTGCATCTAGTTAAGTCAAAAGCCGTATCCTTGATTCTTTAACTCATTCTTCAAAAATAGAATCTAACCCTTTCTCACCATTCAACTATTTCCAATATAGAttaattctctctcctcccctggaTTACTTTGGTAGGCTCTTTGCAGatatctcccctccccatctttttaaaaatttatttatttcctctagtcagtgcaaataaattccaggtgcatgtgccactttgtacatctggctttatgtgggtatggggaattgaattgggttaagtgccataactgctgagccatctctccagccccatctctccatttttgctcttgtttatttattgttttcttagccaggcatagtggtgcatgcctttaatcccagcacttgggaggcagaagtaggaggattgtggtgagtttgagggcaccctgagactacatagtgaattccaggtcagcctgagttagagcaagaccctacctcggaaaacaaaacaaaaagttactgTGTTCTGAACACCCCAATAACTTCATAAAGTCTAACACCCTCAGCATGGCTTGCAAGACTGACAATCCTTTTCCCCTTCAGTGCAACTTACCGACCTGTACATAAAGATACTAGGTATGCTTCTTAGGGGCTCCACCTTCTAGAAAGTTCTCCCACATTCTCTGCATGGCTTACTACTAGATTGCCTTTCTGGGTCTTTTAAAGGCCCCCTCAGTGAGGTGTTGCCACCTagctcccccccccaacacttgtTTTCTCTGCTTTAGCTTTCTCCCTGGCTCTTGGACTTCCTATGAGAACAGTTTTTCTACTGGTCAGGGCTAGATCCTGAGCCCCAAACTGTTTGGCACATAGTGGGTGAATGAATGGAAAATTCTGAGATTCCCTTATAGGGAAGGGAAGAGTAAGCCCAGGGGCAGAGCTGTAGCTGCCTGTCTCTGAGGACTGGAGATGCAATATTGCCCTGAG
This window contains:
- the Ddit3 gene encoding DNA damage-inducible transcript 3 protein isoform X1; this translates as MFQKEVCLHTSPHLKNLLPTAEMAAESLPFTFGTVSSWELEAWYEDLQEVLSSDENGGTCILPPVNKEEESKTYTTLDPSSLAWLTEEPGPAGVTSTSKSPQSPDSSHSSVAQEEEEEDQGRTRKRKQSGQCPARAGKQRMKEKEQENERKVARLVEENERLKQEIEHLTREVEATRRALIDRMVNLHQA
- the Ddit3 gene encoding DNA damage-inducible transcript 3 protein isoform X2, with the translated sequence MAAESLPFTFGTVSSWELEAWYEDLQEVLSSDENGGTCILPPVNKEEESKTYTTLDPSSLAWLTEEPGPAGVTSTSKSPQSPDSSHSSVAQEEEEEDQGRTRKRKQSGQCPARAGKQRMKEKEQENERKVARLVEENERLKQEIEHLTREVEATRRALIDRMVNLHQA